AGTCAGCCTACACCGTCGATAACTCCTGCTCCAAAGCAGAGCCATAAGGCTGGGACTGGCAGAAAACAGGGAATTAGGGCTAGCAGGGAAACAGCCTTATTAATCCGATGTACAGGGGGTTGCAATGAGGGATTAGAGTTACTAATCCAAAGGTAGCATTGCTGTTGTGGCTGAAACAAGGCTTGCTATTTAAAGGGAAGGGGCTACTTGCTGCTCCGAGTCCGCACCTGTCTAGAAAGGATGCACCCCCCCACTGCACGCCCCCACTAGatgtggagggagagaggagcagaatgGGAGACAGAGATGattaaagacatgaaaaaaTGCAGATTCTTTGATGAGGGAGATGATGCTAAAAGGTAAAGAGAGAAGAGATCAGATTAGATCTACAGAAACAAATTCTTCCataagggacaaaaaaaacccgTAGAGAATGTGAAGGTCAAACGATGATTTGTGTGTAgatatacattttctttctgttttaggGAAAGGATGCaaaatacgtgtgtgtgtgccctaAATTCAACCACATTATCCAGCGTCTCCTGTGAGCTCCCTCGCCACATTAGCACAACAGCATTATGTAAGACTTTTCTCACACATGTTCCCACGTGCAGACGCTCACACACCTGAATTCAGACAAACCAAGACGGCTCCATACCGAACTCTGAGGTCGTGGATTTCCCAAACAACAAATGACTGCATCGAAAAAGGCAGTGAAACCACTCTCAGGGGGTAAACAAGGCAGCGATTTAGGAAATATCTCCAAAGACTTGATCGATTTTTGTCCGTTTTAAATGGCTGTACCTCCAGACAGGCTTTACGTTTCTGCTGCGGCTGTAAAGGCATTTCATTTAAGATTTTCCTCATCCTCTGTTTTCCCATAGAGATCGACAGAACGAGTAGAagggaaatgaaaagagaaaacaaaaacaaaaaggtgttgGAGAGGTGAGAAGGGGAGAAGAAATGTTTCAGAGGTTGTATATATAGGCGCCAGTGCTAGGTGAAATATACATTTgtaggcttgtatgtaaaagtgaaacagatttttttttttaatgtttttgttacttGAAATCCATCTTTCAATTGTGCAAGTGTTTCTGAGTGTGATTCTGTTCTTGTTGGTGTCTCTCTGTGACAGCACCACCAGGAGTGTGTTAACACTTCCCCCACATGTAAAAATCTGTAAAGTTATTCTATACAGTACGGTTCGGACtcaggaggtgtagaggaggaggaggagtgcagTTAAgcgaggaaaacaaacacaattccGCTGTGAGGTTTTCCACACACGATCCTCATGTCTAATTAAAAGGCACCATAAATCGCACTTAGCACACGTGATGCCCACCGTGAAGATATCTACAatctgtctgcagcaggaataAAACCCCATGAAATGAAATCCTGTGATGCACAAGAGGACTCCCAACTGCCACCGCGCAACCATGAAACACAAACTGGCGGGCTTGCATGAGAAATTTATGTGTGTAGCTGCCTTTGAAGCACAGGAGCACGTATGCGATATATGTCAGAGACTGCGGAGGAATCTCTAAGGTGGCCTCTAACCTAGATTTGGACCGAAAGGGTGTTCAGTTGTTTAATAATGGATGAAGCAGCCGCCTTTCTTCTCCAGCTGAGAACGAACAACGCTAACGTGACTCCACTAACACGGATGACTCGATAAACATGTGACGACAGAGTCATTCTGCCGTCCCAAGTAATCCCCGAACGGACAAGGGGGGATGGAAAAAGCTGCTTCTTCTGAGGAGCTGACTCCAAAGATGTGTCATCAGAAGTATGCTCTGGAACGGGACAACCGCTGAGGTAAAGTTACGACTGAGAGGGCagaaagagcaggaggagaggagggggatggAAATGAGAccaggagaagaggagaaatgaTGGGTTGAAGGATAGAGTCTAGAGTGATGCGTTGTGGTTTACGAGAGAAAAAACAACTAGGAAAAGAAAGTGGGGTAAATTATACATGGGGAGTTGGAGCAAAGAAGTTGGAGTAATAGTcgatgagtaaaaaaaaaaagagagagaaatgcgTCCTGGTACCTGTGAATGGCAGCGAAGAGGTCCTCCGTGGTTCGGGTCCTTGAGGGAGTAGGGGTCACCATTTTACCCTCAGGGGTGCCGTTGGCCGACGGGGCTGGAGACGATTCAGCCGTGCTGGAGTCAAACACTTCACCTATAGGAAACAAacaagttacacacacacacacacacacacacacacacagttagaagAGAGGACAAGAACACACTTGAGTGGTACACACTCATCATGTCGCATTAACCTGTCTGCCTATAAAAGCTGAAGTTGCTACGGAGGATGTAACCGACTGTCTTCTTACATTGTCTTACTGTCTGTGgatttcccctcctctccttttcttcttctctagttTGGTCTCTTTTCTTgtcctcccccttctcctcctcctctcatcctctgcACTCACGTCTGCGCTCCGACTGCCTGAGCCGCTGCAGGCAGTCTCACTTTACGCTCTCCCCATCCTCCCCTTCATCCCCTTTACCAGATCtattccccctcccctcccctctgataCGATgcagcccctcccccccttccgCTAACcacggagagaaaaaaaagcatcaccCCTGGGACGCTTGCCCCCTCCCTTACCtcagagagaaggaagaggggaaaGATTGGGAGtgggacagagagcgagagagagatagagagagagagagagagagagagagagaggggggctgACTGAGAACGAGAGATTAGCAGTGAGGAAAAGGGAAAAGCAGAGAAGCAAAAATTGATATTTGGAAATAAAGATGGATGGTGGAGTGGAGGCGAGAAGACAGTCGAGGCTGAGGTgtgtgaaagaaggaggaggtggggggaaagagaaagagcaatGCGGGAAAAGGGAAGGGACAGTACACATGAGATCTCTGCATACGAAATATAGAAGGATGGGTagaaaagagagtgagagaggatgaATACAAGAGGCTGCAGCAGTGCTTTCTCTGTGATAAGCCGTCTATCTTGCGctgttttcacagttttcagCCTGTGGTTTGAAGTTTGGATGCTTTTCTTTTGGAGGGCAAAAATCAATTTCACAGCTGCTTGAGGAGCTGGCCGCACACCCAACAGGCATCCGCACCACTACTAACCATAGAGGATTATGGTAATGAGTTGAACCATCACATTTGAGTATTTACTGAAACTATCCACACTTTTCCTACATCTGTTTCTGAGAATTTCTAACTTCTAacatttggataaaaaaaaaagaaaaaaaaaaaggacacatcaACTCACCATTGTCGTCGTCCTTGGAGCTAACGGATCCAGTCGTGCTACTTGTTccgtctccttcctcctcttcctcttcatgagcctctccattagtgcacaGTTCATATTCAAACCTTGTCTCCTGGCTGTTAGGAGCAGGGAGTTGGAACTCGTCCGGGCTAACTGTGGACGTTTCGCTGCTCTCCACAAGAAGCTCTGAACTCTCGGAAATGTCCTCCTCGTCTACCTCCCGTCGCTcaacttttatttctttctcctcttcctttgtgtctcttttcGGTCCATCTACTTGGTCTTCTGCGTGTGACAGCATGTGTATGTCTTCCTGTGAAGATGGAGCCTGTCCATTGATCGTTTGGGAGTTAAACGGTGGTAAAAAAGAGATTTTGGGTTTCTTGGAGACTGCCGGAGGTTTCTGTTTGGCAGGAGAGCTTTTGGAGCTCTCTTGGGGACACGGCTCTTCAACGCCCTCCTTTccatttaagaaaatgtaactcTGATCCTCGCCTTTTCCATTTATGAGAGCACGCTCTGGTGTGTAGTCTGTGATACTGCAGTCAAAAGAGAAATCTTCTAAGAGCTTTGAGACAGGCGATGGTGAGGAGTTGCGTGAAACTACCTCCTGGGAGCAGTTTGACAGGCATAATATGCTGGGATGCTCCAGGGGAGAAGACTTCTCTTGGTTCTGGGGTTTGAGACCCTGAAGGAGGTCCATGCCCGTTTCCTGAGCTCTGGTGTGCTCTGATTTGCCATTAATCTTCTCCTCTGGGCATTTAACAGAGCGAAGCTGAACGCTCTGCAGCGCAAACGGAGTGATGAGGGGCTTAGGTGACTTCTTCGGGCCGCTTGAAGGTTCTGGTTTAGGAGAATCCTTCGCTGCCTTCACAAAAGATGGGGAGGAGGATGGGACAAAAGCAGGCAGTGGAGGAGGTGGCGGTGGACCCATGGAGGGGACtggagggggaggtggagggggaggtggagggggaggacTAAAGCTCCCGTTAAAGGACGAACTTGGGGAGATTAGCATTTCAGGGGTTGGAGGAGGCGGGAACTCTGGGGAGGTGGAGCAGGCAGGGGTCGGCCTCAGAGCTGGACCCTGTTGAGCAGATGACGGAGGAGTACCTTCGCAGGAACTCGGTGGCAGAGGgggagggaaaggaggaggtgGGCTAATAGGGGTGTTtggagcggaggaggaggaggaaggcggAAGCggtggtggagggggaggagcagggCCAAAGCTTTTAAGCGAGTCAGAGGTGTTAGAGGACAGGGaggttgaagaggaggacatagacacagaggagagaagggatGACTTTCTCTCTGGGACTTTGGGCCTCGGCCGGCTTCCCGAGGGGGACATGGACCTGACCACCGAGGGCACTGGGGTTCCAGCTGTGGGGGTGTTGGACTGGCTGGAATAGCCGCTGGATGGTGAGGTCAGTCTGTGAACTCTGTCCGGGGAGGAGGTGGACATCTTGGGCTTTACTGCTACTCTCCCCTCCTGTCCTGGAGCTCCTGCAGCCTGGTTGTTTTTGTGAATCTCCCCTCCATTCTGTAAGTCTCCCATTTGAGCCCCATTGGAAAGGTTATTAGTGCTGTGTTCTGGAGGAGTCTGTTCCCTCTGGTCTCCATGGTTACGAGGGTAGTCCATGTAGTAGCCCCAGGAGTCAGCGTAGTCCGAGCGCAAGCTGCTGGTCTCACTCTGAGCAGGCGTCATATGGCACAATGAGTACACGTTTGAGACGCCTCCACAGTTTGCGTTAGCCCTAAAGGATGCCGCGGAGCTTCCTGCGCTGATGCTACTTTGACTGCGCGGCCGCAGCACCCAGGGGTCGTCGTAGTCGCTGCTGGGGCTGTGAGAGGGTGACGAAGGTGAGGCCCCTTTCCCTTTCCCTCCTCTCAGGCCAAGTTGAAGGCTCTGCTGCAAGCTGGCGATCAGAGTCTCGTTCAGCATGGCTCCGTCTGGCTCGTTGACGCCGCTGATGGCGCTCACACCTCCGAGCGGCTTTTTCCCTCCGGGCTTGCGTCTCAGAGAGTCTGTACGAGCTGGTGGCAGCGGGGGCTTCTTGGACTTGCGCAGGGAAATGCTTCGGGAAAGAGAGCGGTCGCTGTACAAGCTCCCAGAGTCCTCCTGATTCGCCAGCTCACGGCACTCGTACATGCTGTGCCGCGTGGCTCGTCCAGCTGCTGCACTGGGCCCGCTGCCATGGCTACGAGAGCGCAGGCCGGAGTCCATGTGCATGGAGGTGTAGTACCCATCATTATCTTGGGAATAGAGGGAGCTGGAGTCAGTGGTGGTCCTGGAGGAATGGTCCAGGCTGCTGTACAGCTGGTTGATGGGAGTGGAGCAGCTGGAGGTGAGAGTACGATGTTGAACCACCACATTCTCTGGCGTGTCGTAGATCCAAtgctcctcctgcagacagGACGGTGGCGTTGGGGCCAGGGTGCTGTGGCTGTGAATGCTGCTGTCTGATTGCCCAGACTCGCTAGCGGGGGCTGCGACTATCCGGCGGCCATCGTTGGCTGCGTGAGTGGGTGTAGAAGTGGCAAGGGCTGGGCAGGTGGAGCTGTGCGTGAAGGCTCCTGGACTGGAGACCAGGCGGTCCGTGTTGGTGGAGTAGGCCAAGCTGAGCGGCCGAGCTGTGGGGTAAGCCGAGGCAGGGGAGTGGGGGAGCTGAGCGGAGGTGTTCAGGGTGATAACCTCGGAGGAGCCAGACATGGTGGCATTTGGAATGAGCGAGGTGGAGTAAGCAGCATGTGGCGAGACTACACAAGCTGGACCTCCACCCCAATCACTTGCTTGGGTCCCCCTCACCTCCTGAGACTTCGGCCTGGGCAGGGTGCCTGACCTTGGGGCGTGTCTCAAGTGGACAGCGGTTTCATCAACCTGAAGCTTCCCAATCTGCCTCTGGGTAGTCAGTTGCTCCACCGACTTGATGGGGGTGCTGCTGTAGATGGGATCAGCGCTGAGGGACACCCTGGCGCCCTGGCGGGGCAGACTGTGAAAGCGGGAAGGGTCTCCATTAAACTGGTTCTGCAGCATCAAGATTCCAGAGCTGTCGCTGCTCGAGATTGAAATGCTTCCAGTtgaagaggaagcagagatTCCAGCCATCTGAGCAGCGATTCCCTGGCCTCTCTGAGCCCGGATTCTCCTCATAGATGGGGGAACGATCTTAATTTCTTCTGTCTGGCAGCTGGTGTCTTTAGTCTGTGAACGTCGAAGTGTAGAGTTGACACTCACAGCTCTGCCCAAGGTGGAGTACTGACCCGGGATGAACATGGAATGCGGCCGGAGCTCTCCACCATGTCCCTTTGCGGCTGtcgaagaaataaagaaaataagatAAACCTAGGATTGATCAAAATATGTTATTTTCTCTGCGTCCTTCTCATTCCTCTGTCAGGCTACATCAGCCACAAATCTGGACTGTTAAACAAACTGTGGTCACAGGGTAGCTAATTAATTAGATTTGCTTTAACCCTGTTATATACGCTAATAACTTCTGGTTTTCATTAAGAAGGAAAGGATAcgaagaaagacagagactcTCTGGTCTGCTTCTCATTCTTTTCTAGCTTTGGCTcagtctgataaaaaaaaacaaaaaaaaaacgctaatAGCCGGGTCCAGGACAGACAGCTGGTAAGAAATGAAGCAGCCAGAAACACCAACACGTACATGACAgaaacatacacagagacatagGTGAACACATATACAAGGTTGACAAAGTCATGCACAGGACATGCAGGACAGAACATACAGAGAAatgcatagagagagagaaagagagagagagagagacaaggacaTTTAGAAATGCAGAtaccacaaagacaaaaacgCACTGAACATACCGgcttgtaaacaaacaatttGAAGAATGAATTGTAAAACACGAGAGGATGTCTAGTTTGTCTCCCATCTGTGGTGGCTCCCCTGTTGATGCTCGTATCCCAAATAAGGAACACTTGTGcgtcctttcttctctctcccttctcgtctctctcttaaccacacatgcactctcttcctccttttgcTAAAAGCTGGAGTGACAgcttggctgctgctgctgctgcgataGATTAAGCTGCAGGTCTACTTCGCAGTgcgaggagagggagggatgaagCACTGGGACAATTACCCCGACCCAGTAATCATGACATTCAGAGGCTGTCGTCAGCTGGGCACTAACTGGACTTTTCAGCTCTTCTCCTATCAGGAATGTGATCTTACCGCACAGAAATATACGACATTCTCTTTAAACACGGCTGCCACCCCTCAGCTCAGAGGCGTGTAAATAAACAGCAGCCATGCGGTGCCGTCAGCACAACACAGTGTCAGCTTACTGATCTTGGAGCTCACTAAACACCAACTCAGCTTAGTAACTCAGAGAAGGCGACGTCTAAACCTTCATGTATGTTATTTCCCCCCCACTCAGAGGCAGAAAAGAGGGTTATTGGATGATTTAGGTTCCCTTGATCAGGGGGCCTATTGGTAAGCAAGACACACATGGGATACAAGCTTAGATTATCAATATGGCTCCAGGATTAAAGCACAGACACaattaacacacacagttttctgAAAAGGGCTAAAGAAAGTTGACCCCTGAAGGATTACGTTACCATCCGTAATAAAGAGCGGCTAACCCTTGTTCTTTACTTCTACATTTCCTTATTTTTCCAACAAAGTCTTATATAAGATTCTTTGAAGGCAAACGTTTCTAGAAAAGAAGAAActatgtaaattaaaaaacacagaactagTGAAAAGAATTCCATAGCTGCTGCTTGGCTGTGGAAGCAGCAAAACAGGGTGGAAGAGAGCAAATGAGGACACTTGGTATGTAGAgctgaaagagggagagactgaACAGCTGCTTGGCCTTGATCCAACACTGTGGACCTGCATATGTGGTTTTCTCCCCCCTAAATATGACTTACTTGGAACAATACTGCTGGAGCGAGTAGATTCTCTGCTCAGTATTaaacaggtttgatttaaaTAACTGAATTCAGTCAGTGtaaggaaagaaggagggaTGCTTGTCCAGAGTGTTGGTACAGGTCTGTGGACAGTAGAGGGCAACATATTGCCCCGCAGCAATCCATACCTAGCTCCAGGTTGAAGTTGTCAGGCAGCCCTGATATAGTCTTTCTGCGTTTGACCTTCTTGGGCCGGCGGGACACGGTGTCAGTGTTAATGAGGGAGCGCCGGATGCTCGCCTGTCGGTCAAACACTGCCCCTGTTAGCCGGGAGGGCGAGAGCAAGGCAGGCGGACACACAGGCAAACAGCAGTGGGTTAGTCAGAGGGAACAAACTCAACAACAtgcagaattgtttttttttttttttttaacatgcaaaACCAGGGAGAGAAACATATCGGGTCAGTCCAACCTAATTTTATCAAAACATCTTCTAATTTCCCCCAAATGGCATACAACCATGTAGATAGTTATAGATATGCAGATAGtttacatttaacttttcagttttaaaatatcatattttatctttttcatCTTAACAGAACCTGTCTCCGTGAGTCCTCACATAGGACACACCGTCCGCAGTTTTCATAGAAACTAAAACAGTAGTTCTCTGGAAAACTGCAGCTCAACCATTACTGACATTTTTAAGGTTGTTAGCCATGTGGATTTTTGagagttaaagaaaataaaaatcagccgatacattttttaaaacatgaactcTTAACATAACAAATCTCTATTAATATCTATAAGTGGATCCTAAAATGATTTAAGACCTTACTGTGGAATCTTTATGTAATTGATTAATGCTTAGAATGCCTGTGATAACTTTCCAATGATCTCCATTTCATTGGGTGGAGGCAGAGTTGAGGAGGAAAATATTTCCTCTAtactttaacaacaacaactgcattGCATTAGAACATTGGAGGAAATTGAGCAAATGTTATACTGCTACTTGATGGATGTGACCCTTTAACCTCTTTATCCACCAGctaaaatgcaaacaaatatcTATTCATCTGTTTTTAGCCTTACAactcaaaatatttaaagtaagAGCTTGgcaaagaaaaccttttttttttttggctgatggTTAATGTTACTTTTTCAACCCTGTATACTCAGGTAGCTCAGGTGTAAACATACATGTGACACATGTGAGATGTATGGTTCATGCTTCATGCTCTTATCAAAGAAATACACACGTGCAATAGACAGGAGTTGAAGCATGCaagtgcgcgcacacacacaaacacacacacacacacacacacacacacacacacacacacacacacacacacacacacacacacacacacacacacacacacacacacacacacacacacacacacacacacacacacactactatgTGCTTCAAATTTGATAACAAAATAAGTTCATAACCAGTAGTTTATGCAGATCTAAAGATAGCTTAGGCTAATATTTAGTGAGAAAAGATAGATTAATGAATACTCTTTATCTCACTGAACCCttgcaaattttttttttgaaaactgtAACTGCAATGTCGCTCTCTGCAgctataaaaagaaaacacccaCACCAGCGATAAATAGTGTGTCCCACAAAGACGACTGCATCTTATCTTTAAGTCTCCTCAgtatctctctccctcgctctctgtccAGTTTTCCTGAGGGTATAACGATATACACATATCTGCTCCTCTTTCCGCTGTTTGGCTAGCTGGTGAAAGCCTGCAGCCGTTAGGGAAATAGAAATTGATATGGGAGCAGATATTGTCTATCACATTGCCCTTACAGTGACAGACACAGGGGGAGACCAGGGACCTtctgagtgtgtgggtgtgtgtgtgtgtgtgtgtgtgtgtgtgtgttttaactctGTCTCGCTGAGTAATCTAAAGTGACAGGAGATGAAGTCTACAGTGATTTGTGTGGAGTGGGACCACATTAAGCTCTCATTAGTGCCAAAGGATGATGGGACTGGAGTTATATTGGATTTGAAAACTGTAAAACTCAGATATAGTTTCTGAACTATGATTATTTTAGTCTGGTGCTGTTGCTCATTTGTTATCTACACCTTATATAGGATATCTGGCTTGAGTATATATAAAGTCATATGAGTGAGAAGTCAGACAAGCCACATAGTCAACTATAAATGATCTGAACTCTCAGAATAAGATGCTCAATCCTAATATATGTGTGTGGCTTCTGTGTGGCAGAAAGCACTGAAGAATGTGACATGCTAACAAGGGA
The Labrus mixtus chromosome 12, fLabMix1.1, whole genome shotgun sequence genome window above contains:
- the nhsl1b gene encoding NHS-like protein 1 isoform X7, producing the protein MQDEEDDENDKKSTASSAEDNKSQLSMRPHTPLGGSEGGDGSEVDGQVGWNKSAPLPTPEEKMRQTAKAVPTDIVAINVTGAVFDRQASIRRSLINTDTVSRRPKKVKRRKTISGLPDNFNLELAAKGHGGELRPHSMFIPGQYSTLGRAVSVNSTLRRSQTKDTSCQTEEIKIVPPSMRRIRAQRGQGIAAQMAGISASSSTGSISISSSDSSGILMLQNQFNGDPSRFHSLPRQGARVSLSADPIYSSTPIKSVEQLTTQRQIGKLQVDETAVHLRHAPRSGTLPRPKSQEVRGTQASDWGGGPACVVSPHAAYSTSLIPNATMSGSSEVITLNTSAQLPHSPASAYPTARPLSLAYSTNTDRLVSSPGAFTHSSTCPALATSTPTHAANDGRRIVAAPASESGQSDSSIHSHSTLAPTPPSCLQEEHWIYDTPENVVVQHRTLTSSCSTPINQLYSSLDHSSRTTTDSSSLYSQDNDGYYTSMHMDSGLRSRSHGSGPSAAAGRATRHSMYECRELANQEDSGSLYSDRSLSRSISLRKSKKPPLPPARTDSLRRKPGGKKPLGGVSAISGVNEPDGAMLNETLIASLQQSLQLGLRGGKGKGASPSSPSHSPSSDYDDPWVLRPRSQSSISAGSSAASFRANANCGGVSNVYSLCHMTPAQSETSSLRSDYADSWGYYMDYPRNHGDQREQTPPEHSTNNLSNGAQMGDLQNGGEIHKNNQAAGAPGQEGRVAVKPKMSTSSPDRVHRLTSPSSGYSSQSNTPTAGTPVPSVVRSMSPSGSRPRPKVPERKSSLLSSVSMSSSSTSLSSNTSDSLKSFGPAPPPPPPLPPSSSSSAPNTPISPPPPFPPPLPPSSCEGTPPSSAQQGPALRPTPACSTSPEFPPPPTPEMLISPSSSFNGSFSPPPPPPPPPPPPVPSMGPPPPPPLPAFVPSSSPSFVKAAKDSPKPEPSSGPKKSPKPLITPFALQSVQLRSVKCPEEKINGKSEHTRAQETGMDLLQGLKPQNQEKSSPLEHPSILCLSNCSQEVVSRNSSPSPVSKLLEDFSFDCSITDYTPERALINGKGEDQSYIFLNGKEGVEEPCPQESSKSSPAKQKPPAVSKKPKISFLPPFNSQTINGQAPSSQEDIHMLSHAEDQVDGPKRDTKEEEKEIKVERREVDEEDISESSELLVESSETSTVSPDEFQLPAPNSQETRFEYELCTNGEAHEEEEEEGDGTSSTTGSVSSKDDDNGEVFDSSTAESSPAPSANGTPEGKMVTPTPSRTRTTEDLFAAIHRSKRKVLGRRESDEEKSRTGSQPQSPPVTPTITPPASISPSSRQTSSIQRNLRKSSTSSDTFKALLLKKGSRTETSFRMSAAEMLRTTDPRSQRTRSESALDSPAASPSSPTHSPLTSPGRGKRATEEWSRYEALSLSSPTSSYSFGGFKYGRSRTPPSAASSKYNARNRILSSPMTVICEREGELAESEYGDTAESLSGPKNQTLPVLQDSNGTLSEESRS
- the nhsl1b gene encoding NHS-like protein 1 isoform X6, with the translated sequence MFCLKAVSNLDEESKWTVHYTAPWHQQENVFLPGSRPPCVEDLHRQAKVNLKTALRECDKLRKDGFRSSQYYSQGPIFTDPAESTVSMQDEEDDENDKKSTASSAEDNKSQLSMRPHTPLGGSEGGDGSEVDGQVGWNKSAPLPTPEEKMRQTAKAVPTDIVAINVTGAVFDRQASIRRSLINTDTVSRRPKKVKRRKTISGLPDNFNLELAAKGHGGELRPHSMFIPGQYSTLGRAVSVNSTLRRSQTKDTSCQTEEIKIVPPSMRRIRAQRGQGIAAQMAGISASSSTGSISISSSDSSGILMLQNQFNGDPSRFHSLPRQGARVSLSADPIYSSTPIKSVEQLTTQRQIGKLQVDETAVHLRHAPRSGTLPRPKSQEVRGTQASDWGGGPACVVSPHAAYSTSLIPNATMSGSSEVITLNTSAQLPHSPASAYPTARPLSLAYSTNTDRLVSSPGAFTHSSTCPALATSTPTHAANDGRRIVAAPASESGQSDSSIHSHSTLAPTPPSCLQEEHWIYDTPENVVVQHRTLTSSCSTPINQLYSSLDHSSRTTTDSSSLYSQDNDGYYTSMHMDSGLRSRSHGSGPSAAAGRATRHSMYECRELANQEDSGSLYSDRSLSRSISLRKSKKPPLPPARTDSLRRKPGGKKPLGGVSAISGVNEPDGAMLNETLIASLQQSLQLGLRGGKGKGASPSSPSHSPSSDYDDPWVLRPRSQSSISAGSSAASFRANANCGGVSNVYSLCHMTPAQSETSSLRSDYADSWGYYMDYPRNHGDQREQTPPEHSTNNLSNGAQMGDLQNGGEIHKNNQAAGAPGQEGRVAVKPKMSTSSPDRVHRLTSPSSGYSSQSNTPTAGTPVPSVVRSMSPSGSRPRPKVPERKSSLLSSVSMSSSSTSLSSNTSDSLKSFGPAPPPPPPLPPSSSSSAPNTPISPPPPFPPPLPPSSCEGTPPSSAQQGPALRPTPACSTSPEFPPPPTPEMLISPSSSFNGSFSPPPPPPPPPPPPVPSMGPPPPPPLPAFVPSSSPSFVKAAKDSPKPEPSSGPKKSPKPLITPFALQSVQLRSVKCPEEKINGKSEHTRAQETGMDLLQGLKPQNQEKSSPLEHPSILCLSNCSQEVVSRNSSPSPVSKLLEDFSFDCSITDYTPERALINGKGEDQSYIFLNGKEGVEEPCPQESSKSSPAKQKPPAVSKKPKISFLPPFNSQTINGQAPSSQEDIHMLSHAEDQVDGPKRDTKEEEKEIKVERREVDEEDISESSELLVESSETSTVSPDEFQLPAPNSQETRFEYELCTNGEAHEEEEEEGDGTSSTTGSVSSKDDDNGEVFDSSTAESSPAPSANGTPEGKMVTPTPSRTRTTEDLFAAIHRSKRKVLGRRESDEEKSRTGSQPQSPPVTPTITPPASISPSSRQTSSIQRNLRKSSTSSDTFKALLLKKGSRTETSFRMSAAEMLRTTDPRSQRTRSESALDSPAASPSSPTHSPLTSPGRGKRATEEWSRYEALSLSSPTSSYSFGGFKYGRSRTPPSAASSKYNARNRILSSPMTVICEREGELAESEYGDTAESLSGPKNQTLPVLQDSNGTLSEESRS
- the nhsl1b gene encoding NHS-like protein 1 isoform X4, which gives rise to MITYVYCLSSERVVSCWHRACYEDPTSKKGIPSSVQPANKMGNSFQPPEAFSNPRHARPEGCLRKRLLSMSKVHQKPDSLWTPKPLLGPVVKGSPGETLTFQEGKAVSNLDEESKWTVHYTAPWHQQENVFLPGSRPPCVEDLHRQAKVNLKTALRECDKLRKDGFRSSQYYSQGPIFTDPAESTVSMQDEEDDENDKKSTASSAEDNKSQLSMRPHTPLGGSEGGDGSEVDGQVGWNKSAPLPTPEEKMRQTAKAVPTDIVAINVTAAKGHGGELRPHSMFIPGQYSTLGRAVSVNSTLRRSQTKDTSCQTEEIKIVPPSMRRIRAQRGQGIAAQMAGISASSSTGSISISSSDSSGILMLQNQFNGDPSRFHSLPRQGARVSLSADPIYSSTPIKSVEQLTTQRQIGKLQVDETAVHLRHAPRSGTLPRPKSQEVRGTQASDWGGGPACVVSPHAAYSTSLIPNATMSGSSEVITLNTSAQLPHSPASAYPTARPLSLAYSTNTDRLVSSPGAFTHSSTCPALATSTPTHAANDGRRIVAAPASESGQSDSSIHSHSTLAPTPPSCLQEEHWIYDTPENVVVQHRTLTSSCSTPINQLYSSLDHSSRTTTDSSSLYSQDNDGYYTSMHMDSGLRSRSHGSGPSAAAGRATRHSMYECRELANQEDSGSLYSDRSLSRSISLRKSKKPPLPPARTDSLRRKPGGKKPLGGVSAISGVNEPDGAMLNETLIASLQQSLQLGLRGGKGKGASPSSPSHSPSSDYDDPWVLRPRSQSSISAGSSAASFRANANCGGVSNVYSLCHMTPAQSETSSLRSDYADSWGYYMDYPRNHGDQREQTPPEHSTNNLSNGAQMGDLQNGGEIHKNNQAAGAPGQEGRVAVKPKMSTSSPDRVHRLTSPSSGYSSQSNTPTAGTPVPSVVRSMSPSGSRPRPKVPERKSSLLSSVSMSSSSTSLSSNTSDSLKSFGPAPPPPPPLPPSSSSSAPNTPISPPPPFPPPLPPSSCEGTPPSSAQQGPALRPTPACSTSPEFPPPPTPEMLISPSSSFNGSFSPPPPPPPPPPPPVPSMGPPPPPPLPAFVPSSSPSFVKAAKDSPKPEPSSGPKKSPKPLITPFALQSVQLRSVKCPEEKINGKSEHTRAQETGMDLLQGLKPQNQEKSSPLEHPSILCLSNCSQEVVSRNSSPSPVSKLLEDFSFDCSITDYTPERALINGKGEDQSYIFLNGKEGVEEPCPQESSKSSPAKQKPPAVSKKPKISFLPPFNSQTINGQAPSSQEDIHMLSHAEDQVDGPKRDTKEEEKEIKVERREVDEEDISESSELLVESSETSTVSPDEFQLPAPNSQETRFEYELCTNGEAHEEEEEEGDGTSSTTGSVSSKDDDNGEVFDSSTAESSPAPSANGTPEGKMVTPTPSRTRTTEDLFAAIHRSKRKVLGRRESDEEKSRTGSQPQSPPVTPTITPPASISPSSRQTSSIQRNLRKSSTSSDTFKALLLKKGSRTETSFRMSAAEMLRTTDPRSQRTRSESALDSPAASPSSPTHSPLTSPGRGKRATEEWSRYEALSLSSPTSSYSFGGFKYGRSRTPPSAASSKYNARNRILSSPMTVICEREGELAESEYGDTAESLSGPKNQTLPVLQDSNGTLSEESRS